GCATGGCCTATTGGGAACTTGAGTCCTGCCACTTACTCTTTCCCTTCTGTGTCTCTGGTGTTCTGTCCTcacgtggtgggggtggggagggtctgGTGTTCTGTCCTcacatggtgggggtgggggtgggggtgggggaggggagctatAACTGCGGTACCTGGCTTCATCTACAGAGCATCCCTTTTCTCTTAGCGTTCCAACTACCTGTACCAGGAGGTGGTGGAGCTGGCCCAGCACTATGATAATGTGCGGGTGACACCTTGGCGCATGGTCACCATCTGGGGCGGGGCTAGCCTTCTGAGGATGTACCTGCGGAGCATGAAGGACCTTCTGGAAATTCCTGGCTGGACCTGGGACTTCTTCATCAACCTGAGTGCCACTGACTATCCAACCAGGTGTGAGGATGGGCGGAACGGAGTCCCATCTGTAATGTCAGGGTTGGTGGGTCCATTCTGCCTGCCAAGCGTCATTCTAAGTCTCCATAGCCCAGATATGGTCCCTTGGCCTCAGGCATGAGTTGGGCTGTGAGGCTGGTAAAAGGTGGTCTTATGACTGGGAATAAgaaatgtgggggtgggggggcggggctggaaagatggctcagtggttaagagcaccgactgctcttccagaggacctaggttcaattcccagcacccacatatttcacaactgtctgtaactccacttccagggggtctgacaccctcacacagacagacatgtaggccaaataccaatgcacataaaaataaataattaaaaacaacaacaaaaagaaagaaatgaggaggACGAGCCAGAGGCCTACACCTGGGCTACTGGGTCAGATAACAAAGGTGGAGGAAGGATGCGTCTTCTTTGGGCCCCTCAGGTGCCATCACCCAAGAGCATCAGACAAGGGCCAGGCACATGGTCTAATcatttctgtaagaaaggaaGGTCTAAGAAGTAAAGGTCATTCATGCTAGGGGGCATCTGCTCTGGGACAGGGAGTGGGCACCTGCTGTACACACTCCCTTCCCTCACCAGGACGAATGAGGAGCTGGTAGCATTCTTATCCAAGAACCGGGACAAGAATTTCCTCAAGTCACATGGACGAGACAATTCCAGGTGAGAGGTGGGGAACGAGCCCCTGGTGTCTTGCACAGCGCCTCCTGCACAAGGGCCCCTGGTAGCCCCAGCCCCGGGTTGTGAAGCCCTTAAACCAATTATAGGTGAAGGCATGCTGGTTGCAGGTGGAAAGAAGGCCTGGGCTCTGTGGGATTCTGTGGGATCTTCGGTCACGGCCTTTCTGCCTCCCTCAGGTTCATCAAGAAGCAAGGCCTGGACCGGCTTTTCCATGAGTGTGATTCCCACATGTGGCGCCTGGGTGAACGGCAGATCCCAGCAGGCATCGTGGTGGATGGTGGCTCTGACTGGTTTGTGCTGACACGCAGCTTTGTGGAATATGTGGTGTATACGGACGACCCCCTTGTGGCCCAGCTTCGCCAGTTCTATACATACACATTGCTTCCAGCCGAGGTAGGTGACCAGGTAGGCACAGAGGTCAGGGAGGGCACTGGTTGACTAGCCCATGGTTCACCCTTCACCCTCTCCTGCCACCTGCAGTCCTTCTTCcacacagtgctggagaacagCCCGGCCTGTGAGACCCTGGTGGACAACAACTTGCGGGTTACTAACTGGAACCGTAAGCTGGGCTGCAAATGTCAGTACAAGCACATCGTGGACTGGTGTGGCTGCTCCCCCAATGACTTCAAGCCTCAGGACTTCCTGCGGCTTCAGGTGCTCTCCCTTGGCCCCAAGAAACCTGCCCCCAGCTGTTCCCCACAAACTTTCAGGGTCAGAGAGGCAGGGTGGGTTTCTACCTCTGGAGCAGCCCCTTGGGTCTGGGCAGCAGTGGGTGGAAAGGGCCAGACCAACCAGTCTGAGAGGGGCAGCTCCTGCTGTGTTCTGGGGTCTACAGCGCCCTTTATCTTCTTTGCCTCTTCCGCCCCAGCAAGTCTCCAGACCCACCTTCTTTGCCCGGAAGTTTGAGTCGACTGTGAACCAGGAAGTCCTGGAAATTTTGGACTTCCACCTGTATGGCAGCTACCCACCCAGCACACCAGCCCTCAAGGCCTACTGGGAGAACATCTACGATGTGGCCGATGGCCCTAGTGGGCTCAGCGATGTCCTGCTCACAGCTTACACGGCCTTTGCCCGTCTCAGCCTGCGTCATGCTGCCACCGCTGTATCCCCACTGGCCACTGCAGTCTGCAGGTAAGACGCCCCACCTCTTCTGACTGAGAGTATGGTGCATTCATGAGGGGGAGcaaatcagagacagcccctgcccAGAGCCGGTCCCCAGTCTAAGCCAGGaagaaaaaattaaggggggTAAAGAAGGCCAGAGCCAGGACCATGTGGGGTATGAGATTTGGGCCCCCCAAAATGCCTGGGGCTCCCCAGTGCCCCTCCCTGGGACTCCAGGTGGTAGCGGGTACGCTGATGGCATCTCCCTTTCTCCCTGCCGAAACCTTCCTAGGTTTGAGCCCAGGGGGTTGCCGTCCAGCGTGCACCTGTATTTCTATGACGACCATTTCCAGGGCTACCTGGTGACGCAGGCGGTGCAGCCCTCAGCCCAGGGGCCAGCAGAGACGCTTGAGATGTGGCTGATGCCCCAGAGGTCGCTGAAGCTGTTGGGGCACAGTGACCAGGCCAGCCGGCTCCAGAGTCTGGAGGTGGGACAGGTCCTCCCCCCTTGCTTTCTCCTGACCCCCAGCAAGACGCAGGGAGTGGGAAGAGAGGGACAGACACCAAGGGAGGGGTAAGGACTCCATCAGACCTTTATGGGCTGGGCTCTCTGGGCTCTGCTTTGCCAATAACAGCAACTTTGGCGACGCCGCACACATATGCCTTTGCTAGCTTGTGGGCACACGCTGAGGGGCCCTTTCAGACAATACAGGGAGTAGGGATGGAGCTGTCAGTTCTAATCTGAAGTGCAAAGATTCCTGGGCCCTGGCTAGTCCAGTTGAGCTTTGGGTGTCCTTTCCTAGAGGCTATGGTATTGTGGAGGGTGGTCTGCCATGATGGGCCCCACCGTTACAGAACAGTTCAGGTGGCAGCCTGGAATAAACTTCGAAGCTGGGAGAGGTGTTTCAGTTCTAGACTTACCCCTTCAATTTAaaaagagggaaactgaggccccaaGAGAAGCAGTGACTGACCTGAGGTTACACCATGAGAGGTGGCATCAGAGCAGATAGAAGGACTTCTCCCAGGCTTCTGCCCAGCTGCGTCCCTCCCTACAGGTTAGCACTGAGTGGGACCCCAAAGAACGTCTCTTCCGGAACTTTGGGGGCCTGCTGGGACCACTGGATGAGCCTGTGGCCATACAGCGCTGGGCCCGGGGCCCCAACCTCACGGCCACTGTGGTCTGGATTGACCCCACCTACATTGTGGCCACATCATATGACATCACGGTAGATGCGGATACTGAAGTCACGCAGTACAAGCCCCCACTGAGCCTGCCGCTGCGGCCAGGAGCCTGGACTGTTCGATTGCTTCAGTTCTGGGAACCCCTGGGTGAGACCCGCTTCCTCGTGCTGCCACTGACCTTCAACCGCAAACTACCTCTCAGGAAAGGTGAGGAAGAAGTGCCCCAACCATGCCCGGGACTTGGATAGAGCAGAGTTGTCCAGGGTGCTGACCCCAGGGCTGAGTAGGGAGCGGGAAGCCTGGGAGTGAGTCAGACTACAGTTTGAAATGTGGCTCTGCCCTTATAACTGGGCCTCGAACTTGGGGGATTACTCAGCCTTTGCACTTGTCAAGTTAGGACAGCATAACTATGGGAGACCTCCGGGTGACTGGGACAAAAGTCACTCAAGCTAGAGTCAGCAAAACCGGAAAAGGCCACAGGTCTTACCAGGGACCAGAGGTGCTGTATTCTTCTAAAGTATCTTGTCCCCTAACCTGTCCTGTCTCCATACATATGCTCTCAGTGCCACAGAGTCAGATTGGGGTCTTGAGACCCTCAAGTCCCATGTGGCTTGGGACTGCTAGATTCACATGGCCCTCTGGTGATCTGGCTGAGGCTAAGGGGACCAACTGGCCATGGGTAGACTCCTGCAGGGGTTACCTCGCTGGGATGTGTACTGGCTAAGAGCGGCGATGAGGTGTTCCATGGACAGTTGTCCACCTTCCCCATGCACCTATCGCGGTAGGGGAAGAAGGTAGGGAAGAGCAGGAGTAGCCCACAAAGGTAAGGATGAGGAGCTGGGCAGGTGCAGGGCGGGCAAGCCACTTCCCTATCGGATGATGGAGACAGCAGTCTGAGCAGTCAGCTCTGCAGGCAGGCCTGGGACTAGACCACAGAGGGCAGAGGTAGAATATATTCTAAGCCAAGGGACAAAGTTGGCACATTTCTACAAGGATCGGGTGGAGCTGGCCAACCCAATGTAGAGAACAGGCTGCCAGAAGGTCTGGGAGCTGTCAAGAGGTCAAAGGATACAGATGACATAGCCAGACATACTTTACTTTCTAAAGTACCTTATTTGCCATAATTCAAAGGTTGGGGGCTGGAGATTTAGCCTGGGTTCTGACCtcagcctaaaaaaaaaaatcctaaagttGGGAATTTAGGAATTATACTTTCTAATTTTGCTTACTTATttactgagactctgtcttacAGTGGAGCCCAGGCTACccacctggaactcactgtatagcccattctggctttgaactcttggcaATCCTCTTGCCACCATCTCCTGTTTGTTAGAgttacaggtgtgagtcaccatgccAGCGACCACTTGGGTTTTATACAATGGTGATTTTATAGGCCCAGAAAATTCCTTGGATTGGCCATAGTCCACTCTGTAAGACGAGACCCCATGGTAAGGTTAGGGTATGGGCTGGTTCCCGTGGGACTGCGGGCCATGCTTAACTGCTTGTTCTGTGCCCCCAGATGATGCCAGCTGGCTGCATGCGGGACCACCTCACAACGAATACATGGAGCAGAGTTTCCAGGGCCTAAGTGGCATACTGAACTTGCCTCAGCCAGAGGCCCTGGAGGAGGCTGCCCGGAGGCACACAGAGCTCACGGGTCCTGCACTTGAGGCCTGGACAGATGGAGAACTGAGCAGTTTCTGGTCTGTTGCAGGATTGTGTGCCATAGGGCCTTCTGCTTGTCCCTCCCTGGAGCTCTGCAGACTGACCAGCTGGAGCTCTCTGTCTCCTGACCCCAAGTCAGAGCTGGGGCCTGTCAAAGCTGACGGGCGACTCAGGTAGCAGGACCCCAGCCAGCACAACCCGGAGGAGCCGGGGAATTGCACCTTACAGACAATGGAGGGACATCTCTCCCACAGACAAGAACCAGAGGCCCAGGCAGTATGCCCATTGAGCCATCAGGAACCTACACTGAGGGCAGGGAAGGTGGGTGCAGTACTCCCTACTGCTAATGGCTCTGCAAGAGACCAGCAGTCCACCCAAACCATGAGGAGGCTCTTCCTCTGCTCCTCGCTAGTTTATacttttttaataattaaaatgagtggcagagggaggaagatgtGCAATAGGGCTCAGAGCAGCCCCAAAATATGGGCCATGGCCATGGGGAGCACCACAGAGAAGATCTGCATCTGCTCTGGGGAGGCATGGTCTGTCTCCCCCTCCAGAGCCTCCACCCCCAGCCTGGGCCTGAGTTGCTCGCTGCTGAGGTTCTTAAGAGGCCCAGGTGCCTCCCAGGCTGTGAGGCCCGGAGGACAGGTGATTTGGGGGGCTACTGTGGAGCTGGACTTTAGTGAGGCAGCCTCTCTGGTAGCCAAGGAGCCCTAGAGCAGTGGTGGGGCTGGCTCTCAGGATTTACTAGGAAACGCACGGCATCAGGGCCTGCTGAGATCCGTGAAGTCTCCCCACTGGCAGCACAGGAAGACTGTCCGAGCGCTCAGAAGAGTCGCATTGTGCCTGAAGCTCAGTGTGAAGTCTGAAATATGCAACAGAGGAAATAGATCTCTATCTCTCCAAGCTGAGTGTCCTTGTTTGCTTTCTACTGCTATGAAAAAGACCATGACTAAAAGCACACGCAGGAAAGGGTTCACTTCATCTTACAGCCATCATAatgggaagccagggcagggacttgggaggcaggcacTAAACACAAGTCATGGTTAATGCTTTTTGGCTTGCTCCACGGGCTCACGTGGGACCCTCCCACAACAACCACTAATGGAGGAATCTTCTCAACTGAGGTACCTTCCCAGATGATCCcgacttgtatcaagttgacaagctAGGCAGCAAATTTTGGTCTCATATTTTCTATTGTATGTGAGGGAGCTGTGGCTGACCCTTGGAATTCTAGAAGTCAGTCGGTTTTGATAGGCTTGAAATAGTAACAGTCCCTGTATCAGGAACTGTTGAAATTTCAACCAGAAGCCAGGCAGCTTTGCAGTGCAGCCTTCTTTCTGCGGGGTGGAAAATGGGACCTGAAATCCTCCTCGCTGCTACCCAGCAGGCCAGCATTAGCGGTGACTGCAGTAATGATAGCTTAGGGGCCCTCGGCATTACCGAGGCCCATCCCCAAGGCTACATACATCTTTCTTGGTACCTAAACCTTGCCTTTGTAGCCTGCTCAGAAATAGATGTTGTGGTTATAGCCTACTGTTTAGTTCTGTAGCCTTCTCTTTATGGCCAGAGGCAGGGACTGAATCAGTGCCCTAGGACCCGAGTGAACGGTGTCTAAGTTACTTGCCTGCCCTACCTTTCTCAAGCTCTCTGCCTTCCCGTCTGATTCTCCTCCTGTTGTAAGGA
The nucleotide sequence above comes from Arvicanthis niloticus isolate mArvNil1 chromosome 6, mArvNil1.pat.X, whole genome shotgun sequence. Encoded proteins:
- the Xylt2 gene encoding xylosyltransferase 2 isoform X1, whose amino-acid sequence is MVASARVQKLVRRYKLAIATALAILLLQGLVVWSFSGLEEDEPGEKGRQRKPRPLDPGEGSKDTDSSAGRRGSAGRRHGRWRGRAESPGVPVAKVVRAVTSRQRASRRVPPAPPPEAPGRQNLSGAAAGEALIGAPGFPQHGDTGSVEGAPQPTDNTFTPKCEIVGKDALSALARASTKQCQQEIANVVCLHQAGNLMPKSVPRHCQLAGKMSPGVQWEEIRAQQPVGGPAVRIAYMLVVHGRAIRQLKRLLKAVYHEQHFFYIHVDKRSNYLYQEVVELAQHYDNVRVTPWRMVTIWGGASLLRMYLRSMKDLLEIPGWTWDFFINLSATDYPTRTNEELVAFLSKNRDKNFLKSHGRDNSRFIKKQGLDRLFHECDSHMWRLGERQIPAGIVVDGGSDWFVLTRSFVEYVVYTDDPLVAQLRQFYTYTLLPAESFFHTVLENSPACETLVDNNLRVTNWNRKLGCKCQYKHIVDWCGCSPNDFKPQDFLRLQQVSRPTFFARKFESTVNQEVLEILDFHLYGSYPPSTPALKAYWENIYDVADGPSGLSDVLLTAYTAFARLSLRHAATAVSPLATAVCRFEPRGLPSSVHLYFYDDHFQGYLVTQAVQPSAQGPAETLEMWLMPQRSLKLLGHSDQASRLQSLEVSTEWDPKERLFRNFGGLLGPLDEPVAIQRWARGPNLTATVVWIDPTYIVATSYDITVDADTEVTQYKPPLSLPLRPGAWTVRLLQFWEPLGETRFLVLPLTFNRKLPLRKDDASWLHAGPPHNEYMEQSFQGLSGILNLPQPEALEEAARRHTELTGPALEAWTDGELSSFWSVAGLCAIGPSACPSLELCRLTSWSSLSPDPKSELGPVKADGRLR
- the Xylt2 gene encoding xylosyltransferase 2 isoform X2, whose amino-acid sequence is MVASARVQKLVRRYKLAIATALAILLLQGLVVWSFSGLEEDEPGEKGRQRKPRPLDPGEGSKDTDSSAGRRGSAGRRHGRWRGRAESPGVPVAKVVRAVTSRQRASRRVPPAPPPEAPGRQNLSGAAAGEALIGAPGFPQHGDTGSVEGAPQPTDNTFTPKCEIVGKDALSALARASTKQCQQEIANVVCLHQAGNLMPKSVPRHCQLAGKMSPGVQWEEIRAQQPVGGPAVRIAYMLVVHGRAIRQLKRLLKAVYHEQHFFYIHVDKRSNYLYQEVVELAQHYDNVRVTPWRMVTIWGGASLLRMYLRSMKDLLEIPGWTWDFFINLSATDYPTRTNEELVAFLSKNRDKNFLKSHGRDNSRFIKKQGLDRLFHECDSHMWRLGERQIPAGIVVDGGSDWFVLTRSFVEYVVYTDDPLVAQLRQFYTYTLLPAESFFHTVLENSPACETLVDNNLRVTNWNRKLGCKCQYKHIVDWCGCSPNDFKPQDFLRLQQVSRPTFFARKFESTVNQEVLEILDFHLYGSYPPSTPALKAYWENIYDVADGPSGLSDVLLTAYTAFARLSLRHAATAVSPLATAVCRFEPRGLPSSVHLYFYDDHFQGYLVTQAVQPSAQGPAETLEMWLMPQRSLKLLGHSDQASRLQSLEVGQVLPPCFLLTPSKTQGVGREGQTPREGLALSGTPKNVSSGTLGACWDHWMSLWPYSAGPGAPTSRPLWSGLTPPTLWPHHMTSR